A genomic segment from Drosophila miranda strain MSH22 chromosome 3, D.miranda_PacBio2.1, whole genome shotgun sequence encodes:
- the LOC108158130 gene encoding mannosylglucosyl-3-phosphoglycerate phosphatase isoform X1 translates to MSLRSVKYCRAVFVCRMSTAGTDGGGGGGGGGGGGGCGGEGAPPSTPSPSGHGPGSGSSRRLSHLSGSSGSTRSGGAATMGNVVGWLKQASIEVRDAGTRTLSMLQSSNPNFRSLDLSLGTPTTTAPTATTGPAAASSAAASLCGSTNFGNEEDPSGSQSLTPLLTHSTRAYVYASVSQPQSPRHRGSSSRVAPPGLNGRSTSISSQLEKTKKLLKMTEGDDKPLTILHYNDVYNIESMAETEPVGGAARFATAIKSYAHLNPLVLFSGDAFSPSMLSTFTQGEQMVPVLNSVGTHCAVFGNHDFDHGLDVLVKLIKQTEFPWLMSNVVDNETGRPLGGGKISHFILHNQISIGLIGLVEREWLETLPTIDPNEVTFIDYVEAGNRLARELRNEGCDLIIALTHMRTPNDINLAEKCNGIDIILGGHDHVREVTEINGKMIVKSGTDFQQFSVITIERDPANREHFTTDVKCVDVTAKIPEDPELKEELSKYSKFIESKLSDVMGVFSVELDGRFSRVRTQETNLGNWVCDVVLAAVGADVVILNGGTFRSDRIHPVGAFTMGDLVNVIPMRDPLILLEVSGRVLWQALENGVSAHPKLEGRFPQVAGISFAFNPLAEPGKRIDPQLIQVGDEYLNLEQTYKLCVKSYIFMGCDGYTMFKGVNVLMDDDACPELGITLQNHFKAINSRKCGQNTKHRQSLVTLSRRHSLVQCLDSMDLDGPSPIRKLSVGHHNKSMDLSHGNSQKMLRRASLDDLEQSSCELAPQLEHRIVMIQNEEHHRQLLYKKETQIMNSTITEAEDDYKSRQFDFKPGSGVERHI, encoded by the exons ATGAGCCTACGTAGCGTGAAATATTGCAGGGCCGTTTT CGTCTGTAGGATGAGCACTGCGGGCACCgatggaggaggaggcggaggaggaggaggaggcggaggtgGATGTGGAGGAGAAGGTGCACCGCCCTCAACGCCATCACCGTCTGGCCACGGACCGGGTTCGGGATCAAGTCGTCGCCTCAGCCACTTGTcgggcagcagcggcagcacccGTTCAGGAGGAGCCGCCACCATGGGCAACGTGGTCGGCTGGCTGAAGCAG GCTTCCATCGAGGTGCGCGACGCAGGCACTCGCACCCTGTCCATGCTCCAGAGCAGCAATCCAAACTTTCGCTCGCTTGACCTGTCGCTGGGAACGCCGACGACCACTGCGCCCACCGCGACAACCGGACCCGCCGCGGCATCGAGTGCCGCCGCCTCCCTGTGCGGCTCGACCAACTTTGGCAACGAAGAGGACCCCAGCGGCAGCCAGTCCTTGACGCCGCTGCTGACACACTCCACGCGCGCGTACGTCTACGCCTCCGTCAGCCAGCCCCAGAGTCCGCGCCATCGCGGTTCCTCATCGCGGGTAGCACCTCCAGGCCTGAACGGCCGCTCCACGTCGATTTCCTCGCAGCTGGAGAAGACCAAGAAGCTGCTGAAGATGACCGAGGGCGACGACAAGCCCCTGACTATTCTGCACTACAACGATGTCTACAACATCGAGTCCATGGCTGAGACGGAGCCGGTGGGCGGGGCAGCCCGATTTGCCACCGCCATCAAGAGCTATGCACATCTCAATCCGCTGGTCCTCTTCAGCGGAGACGCCTTCTCGCCCAGCATGT TGAGCACCTTCACCCAGGGAGAACAGATGGTTCCAGTGCTCAATTCGGTGGGAACACACTGCGCCGTCTTTGGCAACCATGATTTTG ATCACGGCCTGGATGTGCTGGTGAAACTGATCAAACAGACGGAATTCCCCTGGCTCATGTCCAATGTGGTGGACAACGAGACCGGCCGTCCCTTGGGCGGGGGCAAGATCTCCCACTTCATCTTGCACAACCAGATCTCCATTGGCCTGATTGGGCTGGTGGAGCGCGAGTGGCTGGAGACGCTGCCCACCATAGACCCCAACGAAGTGACATTCATCGACTACGTGGAGGCGGGCAATCGTCTGGCCCGTGAGCTGCGCAACGAGGGATGCGACCTGATCATTGCCCTGACCCACATGCGCACCCCCAACGACATCAATCTCGCAGAGAAGTGCAACGGCATCGACATCATCCTGGGCGGACACGACCACGTCCGGGAGGTGACGGAGATTAACGGCAAAATGATCGTCAAGTCCGGAACGGACTTCCAGCAGTTCTCGGTCATCACCATCGAGCGGGATCCCGCCAATCGGGAGCACTTTACCACGGATGTAAAGTGTGTGGACGTGACAGCCAAAATACCGGAGGACCCGGAGCTCAAGGAGGAGCTCTCCAAGTACTCAA AGTTCATTGAGAGCAAGCTGTCGGATGTGATGGGGGTGTTCAGCGTGGAGCTGGACGGACGCTTCTCCCGGGTGCGCACCCAGGAGACGAATCTCGGCAATTGGGTGTGCGACGTGGTCCTGGCTGCGGTTGGCGCCGATGTGGTCATACTCAATGGCGGCACCTTCCGCTCGGACCGCATCCATCCAGTAGGAGCCTTCACCATGGGGGACCTGGTCAATGTCATACCCATGAGGGATCCCCTGATCCTGCTCGAGGTCAGCGGCCGTGTCTTGTGGCAGGCCCTGGAGAACGGCGTATCGGCCCATCCCAAGTTGGAAGGACGCTTTCCCCAAGTGGCTGGCATCAGCTTCGCTTTCAATCCACTGGCAGAGCCCGGCAAGCGCATCGATCCCCAGCTGATTCAGGTGGGCGATGAGTACCTCAACTTGGAGCAGACCTATAAGCTGTGCGTGAAGAGCTACATCTTCATGGGCTGCGATGGCTATACCATGTTCAAAGGCGTCAATGTTCTC ATGGATGACGATGCCTGTCCAGAGCTGGGAATAACACTGCAGAATCACTTCAAGGCCATCAATTCGCGCAAGTGCGGCCAGAACACCAAGCACCGACAGTCGCTGGTGACGCTCTCGCGGAGGCATAGCCTGGTCCAGTGCCTGGACAGCATGGACCTGGACGGCCCATCGCCCATCCGCAAGCTGTCTGTGGGCCACCACAACAAGTCGATGGATCTGTCGCATGGCAACTCGCAGAAG ATGCTGCGTCGTGCCTCCCTCGATGATCTGGAGCAGTCCTCGTGCGAGCTGGCGCCGCAGCTGGAGCATCGCATCGTGATGATTCAAAACGAAGAG CATCATCGGCAGCTTCTGTACAAAAAGGAGACGCAGATTATGAACTCAACGATAACCGAGGCTGAGGACGA TTACAAGTCTAGACAATTTGATTTTAAGCCAGGGTCCGGGGTGGAGAGACATATTTGA
- the LOC108158130 gene encoding mannosylglucosyl-3-phosphoglycerate phosphatase isoform X2 has protein sequence MSTAGTDGGGGGGGGGGGGGCGGEGAPPSTPSPSGHGPGSGSSRRLSHLSGSSGSTRSGGAATMGNVVGWLKQASIEVRDAGTRTLSMLQSSNPNFRSLDLSLGTPTTTAPTATTGPAAASSAAASLCGSTNFGNEEDPSGSQSLTPLLTHSTRAYVYASVSQPQSPRHRGSSSRVAPPGLNGRSTSISSQLEKTKKLLKMTEGDDKPLTILHYNDVYNIESMAETEPVGGAARFATAIKSYAHLNPLVLFSGDAFSPSMLSTFTQGEQMVPVLNSVGTHCAVFGNHDFDHGLDVLVKLIKQTEFPWLMSNVVDNETGRPLGGGKISHFILHNQISIGLIGLVEREWLETLPTIDPNEVTFIDYVEAGNRLARELRNEGCDLIIALTHMRTPNDINLAEKCNGIDIILGGHDHVREVTEINGKMIVKSGTDFQQFSVITIERDPANREHFTTDVKCVDVTAKIPEDPELKEELSKYSKFIESKLSDVMGVFSVELDGRFSRVRTQETNLGNWVCDVVLAAVGADVVILNGGTFRSDRIHPVGAFTMGDLVNVIPMRDPLILLEVSGRVLWQALENGVSAHPKLEGRFPQVAGISFAFNPLAEPGKRIDPQLIQVGDEYLNLEQTYKLCVKSYIFMGCDGYTMFKGVNVLMDDDACPELGITLQNHFKAINSRKCGQNTKHRQSLVTLSRRHSLVQCLDSMDLDGPSPIRKLSVGHHNKSMDLSHGNSQKMLRRASLDDLEQSSCELAPQLEHRIVMIQNEEHHRQLLYKKETQIMNSTITEAEDDYKSRQFDFKPGSGVERHI, from the exons ATGAGCACTGCGGGCACCgatggaggaggaggcggaggaggaggaggaggcggaggtgGATGTGGAGGAGAAGGTGCACCGCCCTCAACGCCATCACCGTCTGGCCACGGACCGGGTTCGGGATCAAGTCGTCGCCTCAGCCACTTGTcgggcagcagcggcagcacccGTTCAGGAGGAGCCGCCACCATGGGCAACGTGGTCGGCTGGCTGAAGCAG GCTTCCATCGAGGTGCGCGACGCAGGCACTCGCACCCTGTCCATGCTCCAGAGCAGCAATCCAAACTTTCGCTCGCTTGACCTGTCGCTGGGAACGCCGACGACCACTGCGCCCACCGCGACAACCGGACCCGCCGCGGCATCGAGTGCCGCCGCCTCCCTGTGCGGCTCGACCAACTTTGGCAACGAAGAGGACCCCAGCGGCAGCCAGTCCTTGACGCCGCTGCTGACACACTCCACGCGCGCGTACGTCTACGCCTCCGTCAGCCAGCCCCAGAGTCCGCGCCATCGCGGTTCCTCATCGCGGGTAGCACCTCCAGGCCTGAACGGCCGCTCCACGTCGATTTCCTCGCAGCTGGAGAAGACCAAGAAGCTGCTGAAGATGACCGAGGGCGACGACAAGCCCCTGACTATTCTGCACTACAACGATGTCTACAACATCGAGTCCATGGCTGAGACGGAGCCGGTGGGCGGGGCAGCCCGATTTGCCACCGCCATCAAGAGCTATGCACATCTCAATCCGCTGGTCCTCTTCAGCGGAGACGCCTTCTCGCCCAGCATGT TGAGCACCTTCACCCAGGGAGAACAGATGGTTCCAGTGCTCAATTCGGTGGGAACACACTGCGCCGTCTTTGGCAACCATGATTTTG ATCACGGCCTGGATGTGCTGGTGAAACTGATCAAACAGACGGAATTCCCCTGGCTCATGTCCAATGTGGTGGACAACGAGACCGGCCGTCCCTTGGGCGGGGGCAAGATCTCCCACTTCATCTTGCACAACCAGATCTCCATTGGCCTGATTGGGCTGGTGGAGCGCGAGTGGCTGGAGACGCTGCCCACCATAGACCCCAACGAAGTGACATTCATCGACTACGTGGAGGCGGGCAATCGTCTGGCCCGTGAGCTGCGCAACGAGGGATGCGACCTGATCATTGCCCTGACCCACATGCGCACCCCCAACGACATCAATCTCGCAGAGAAGTGCAACGGCATCGACATCATCCTGGGCGGACACGACCACGTCCGGGAGGTGACGGAGATTAACGGCAAAATGATCGTCAAGTCCGGAACGGACTTCCAGCAGTTCTCGGTCATCACCATCGAGCGGGATCCCGCCAATCGGGAGCACTTTACCACGGATGTAAAGTGTGTGGACGTGACAGCCAAAATACCGGAGGACCCGGAGCTCAAGGAGGAGCTCTCCAAGTACTCAA AGTTCATTGAGAGCAAGCTGTCGGATGTGATGGGGGTGTTCAGCGTGGAGCTGGACGGACGCTTCTCCCGGGTGCGCACCCAGGAGACGAATCTCGGCAATTGGGTGTGCGACGTGGTCCTGGCTGCGGTTGGCGCCGATGTGGTCATACTCAATGGCGGCACCTTCCGCTCGGACCGCATCCATCCAGTAGGAGCCTTCACCATGGGGGACCTGGTCAATGTCATACCCATGAGGGATCCCCTGATCCTGCTCGAGGTCAGCGGCCGTGTCTTGTGGCAGGCCCTGGAGAACGGCGTATCGGCCCATCCCAAGTTGGAAGGACGCTTTCCCCAAGTGGCTGGCATCAGCTTCGCTTTCAATCCACTGGCAGAGCCCGGCAAGCGCATCGATCCCCAGCTGATTCAGGTGGGCGATGAGTACCTCAACTTGGAGCAGACCTATAAGCTGTGCGTGAAGAGCTACATCTTCATGGGCTGCGATGGCTATACCATGTTCAAAGGCGTCAATGTTCTC ATGGATGACGATGCCTGTCCAGAGCTGGGAATAACACTGCAGAATCACTTCAAGGCCATCAATTCGCGCAAGTGCGGCCAGAACACCAAGCACCGACAGTCGCTGGTGACGCTCTCGCGGAGGCATAGCCTGGTCCAGTGCCTGGACAGCATGGACCTGGACGGCCCATCGCCCATCCGCAAGCTGTCTGTGGGCCACCACAACAAGTCGATGGATCTGTCGCATGGCAACTCGCAGAAG ATGCTGCGTCGTGCCTCCCTCGATGATCTGGAGCAGTCCTCGTGCGAGCTGGCGCCGCAGCTGGAGCATCGCATCGTGATGATTCAAAACGAAGAG CATCATCGGCAGCTTCTGTACAAAAAGGAGACGCAGATTATGAACTCAACGATAACCGAGGCTGAGGACGA TTACAAGTCTAGACAATTTGATTTTAAGCCAGGGTCCGGGGTGGAGAGACATATTTGA
- the LOC108158130 gene encoding mannosylglucosyl-3-phosphoglycerate phosphatase isoform X3, producing MLQSSNPNFRSLDLSLGTPTTTAPTATTGPAAASSAAASLCGSTNFGNEEDPSGSQSLTPLLTHSTRAYVYASVSQPQSPRHRGSSSRVAPPGLNGRSTSISSQLEKTKKLLKMTEGDDKPLTILHYNDVYNIESMAETEPVGGAARFATAIKSYAHLNPLVLFSGDAFSPSMLSTFTQGEQMVPVLNSVGTHCAVFGNHDFDHGLDVLVKLIKQTEFPWLMSNVVDNETGRPLGGGKISHFILHNQISIGLIGLVEREWLETLPTIDPNEVTFIDYVEAGNRLARELRNEGCDLIIALTHMRTPNDINLAEKCNGIDIILGGHDHVREVTEINGKMIVKSGTDFQQFSVITIERDPANREHFTTDVKCVDVTAKIPEDPELKEELSKYSKFIESKLSDVMGVFSVELDGRFSRVRTQETNLGNWVCDVVLAAVGADVVILNGGTFRSDRIHPVGAFTMGDLVNVIPMRDPLILLEVSGRVLWQALENGVSAHPKLEGRFPQVAGISFAFNPLAEPGKRIDPQLIQVGDEYLNLEQTYKLCVKSYIFMGCDGYTMFKGVNVLMDDDACPELGITLQNHFKAINSRKCGQNTKHRQSLVTLSRRHSLVQCLDSMDLDGPSPIRKLSVGHHNKSMDLSHGNSQKMLRRASLDDLEQSSCELAPQLEHRIVMIQNEEHHRQLLYKKETQIMNSTITEAEDDYKSRQFDFKPGSGVERHI from the exons ATGCTCCAGAGCAGCAATCCAAACTTTCGCTCGCTTGACCTGTCGCTGGGAACGCCGACGACCACTGCGCCCACCGCGACAACCGGACCCGCCGCGGCATCGAGTGCCGCCGCCTCCCTGTGCGGCTCGACCAACTTTGGCAACGAAGAGGACCCCAGCGGCAGCCAGTCCTTGACGCCGCTGCTGACACACTCCACGCGCGCGTACGTCTACGCCTCCGTCAGCCAGCCCCAGAGTCCGCGCCATCGCGGTTCCTCATCGCGGGTAGCACCTCCAGGCCTGAACGGCCGCTCCACGTCGATTTCCTCGCAGCTGGAGAAGACCAAGAAGCTGCTGAAGATGACCGAGGGCGACGACAAGCCCCTGACTATTCTGCACTACAACGATGTCTACAACATCGAGTCCATGGCTGAGACGGAGCCGGTGGGCGGGGCAGCCCGATTTGCCACCGCCATCAAGAGCTATGCACATCTCAATCCGCTGGTCCTCTTCAGCGGAGACGCCTTCTCGCCCAGCATGT TGAGCACCTTCACCCAGGGAGAACAGATGGTTCCAGTGCTCAATTCGGTGGGAACACACTGCGCCGTCTTTGGCAACCATGATTTTG ATCACGGCCTGGATGTGCTGGTGAAACTGATCAAACAGACGGAATTCCCCTGGCTCATGTCCAATGTGGTGGACAACGAGACCGGCCGTCCCTTGGGCGGGGGCAAGATCTCCCACTTCATCTTGCACAACCAGATCTCCATTGGCCTGATTGGGCTGGTGGAGCGCGAGTGGCTGGAGACGCTGCCCACCATAGACCCCAACGAAGTGACATTCATCGACTACGTGGAGGCGGGCAATCGTCTGGCCCGTGAGCTGCGCAACGAGGGATGCGACCTGATCATTGCCCTGACCCACATGCGCACCCCCAACGACATCAATCTCGCAGAGAAGTGCAACGGCATCGACATCATCCTGGGCGGACACGACCACGTCCGGGAGGTGACGGAGATTAACGGCAAAATGATCGTCAAGTCCGGAACGGACTTCCAGCAGTTCTCGGTCATCACCATCGAGCGGGATCCCGCCAATCGGGAGCACTTTACCACGGATGTAAAGTGTGTGGACGTGACAGCCAAAATACCGGAGGACCCGGAGCTCAAGGAGGAGCTCTCCAAGTACTCAA AGTTCATTGAGAGCAAGCTGTCGGATGTGATGGGGGTGTTCAGCGTGGAGCTGGACGGACGCTTCTCCCGGGTGCGCACCCAGGAGACGAATCTCGGCAATTGGGTGTGCGACGTGGTCCTGGCTGCGGTTGGCGCCGATGTGGTCATACTCAATGGCGGCACCTTCCGCTCGGACCGCATCCATCCAGTAGGAGCCTTCACCATGGGGGACCTGGTCAATGTCATACCCATGAGGGATCCCCTGATCCTGCTCGAGGTCAGCGGCCGTGTCTTGTGGCAGGCCCTGGAGAACGGCGTATCGGCCCATCCCAAGTTGGAAGGACGCTTTCCCCAAGTGGCTGGCATCAGCTTCGCTTTCAATCCACTGGCAGAGCCCGGCAAGCGCATCGATCCCCAGCTGATTCAGGTGGGCGATGAGTACCTCAACTTGGAGCAGACCTATAAGCTGTGCGTGAAGAGCTACATCTTCATGGGCTGCGATGGCTATACCATGTTCAAAGGCGTCAATGTTCTC ATGGATGACGATGCCTGTCCAGAGCTGGGAATAACACTGCAGAATCACTTCAAGGCCATCAATTCGCGCAAGTGCGGCCAGAACACCAAGCACCGACAGTCGCTGGTGACGCTCTCGCGGAGGCATAGCCTGGTCCAGTGCCTGGACAGCATGGACCTGGACGGCCCATCGCCCATCCGCAAGCTGTCTGTGGGCCACCACAACAAGTCGATGGATCTGTCGCATGGCAACTCGCAGAAG ATGCTGCGTCGTGCCTCCCTCGATGATCTGGAGCAGTCCTCGTGCGAGCTGGCGCCGCAGCTGGAGCATCGCATCGTGATGATTCAAAACGAAGAG CATCATCGGCAGCTTCTGTACAAAAAGGAGACGCAGATTATGAACTCAACGATAACCGAGGCTGAGGACGA TTACAAGTCTAGACAATTTGATTTTAAGCCAGGGTCCGGGGTGGAGAGACATATTTGA
- the LOC108158131 gene encoding ARF GTPase-activating protein GIT2 has product MCFASSIIEAHKKLFIAPPETTPSRLSSHSRASIMSRSKSRIQSEVCGDCGATDPSWASINRGILLCADCCSVHRSLGRHISIVKSLRQGNWEPSVLNFVNSLNAHGANSVWEHHLLDGSGNLTGSKHVPRWRKPTPKDALHPTKSDFIKAKHVNLTFVLKPSLQDDEDSSGSGSNLEQELSRQLHASVRTSNLETSLRFLVQGADPNYYHEDKLSTPLHMAAKFGQASQIEMLLVYGADVNALDGNGMTPLELAKANNHNTIAERLLDAMYDVTDRIIAFLGGKRPDHASGRHLTIPETNGADISEQLKIARGKLQLVPNKMFEELVMDLYDEVDRRECEAIWSTSTLNADHATVPFLPANPFLSATRNQGRQKLARFNRAEFAGLLTDVLVDALRRQNMANLRPMDASGPLPAHYSLQSLPYANNSLLLSSFEQSGHDPNLSDDEPIYDPVASDDDYAPVPPMAQQAIVHTPPRNANSHTEMETLRKQLCEYKSEINQLKNVVQMLSSENTQLKSKFSSTSNNSVYDEPLRIDLSLSSPETEHEPLSLPEGSGANADSASSNNSSNQSTIKRPASMYERRLAPHVAKTHTDVRNTTSMYQMAGEGRPFGEEVKLRSDLVTRCLKELILAMQPVPEDQKQSIAPHGELIRSAVTDLIALYANLPPNTSEKTRETLKQLTRQNILIQHECENLQKAIEADDKQAIQKNTLEVRDCAFHIASAIKTLVLQFY; this is encoded by the exons ATGTGTTTCGCCAGCAGCATAATTGAAGCGCATAAGAAGTTATTTATAGCGCCCCCCGAGACCACGCCCTCGCGTTTAAGCAGCCACAGTCGGGCGAGCATTATGTCGCGCAGCAAGTCCCGTATACAGTCGGAGGTGTGCGGGGACTGTGGGGCCACAGATCCCTCCTGGGCCAGCATCAACCGCGGCATTCTGCTGTGCGCCGACTGCTGTTCTGTGCATCGCAGCCTAGGGCGCCACATCTCTATCGTGAAGTCGTTGCGTCAGGGCAACTGGGAGCCATCTGTGCTCAACTTCGTGAACTCTCTGAACGCGCACGGGGCCAACAGTGTCTGGGAGCACCACTTGCTGGACGGCAGCGGCAACTTGACGGGCAGCAAGCACGTGCCACGCTGGCGCAAGCCCACGCCCAAGGATGCCCTGCATCCCACCAAGTCTGACTTCATCAAGGCCAAGCACGTCAATCTGACGTTTGTGCTGAAGCCCAGTCTGCAAGATGACGAGGACtccagcggcagtggcagcaatcTGGAGCAGGAGCTTAGTCGGCAGCTCCACGCCAGCGTGCGGACCAGCAACCTGGAGACCTCCCTGCGTTTCCTGGTGCAGGGTGCCGATCCGAACTACTATCACGAGGACAAGCTGTCGACACCTTTGCATATGGCGGCCAAATTCGGCCAGGCCTCGCAAATCGAGATGCTGCTTGTCTATGGAGCCGACGTAAACGCCTTGGATGGCAATGGTATGACTCCCCTGGAGCTAGCCAAGGCCAACAATCACAACACCATTGCTGAGCGCTTGCTAGATGCCATGTACGATGTCACCGACAGGATCATTGCGTTCCTGGGCGGCAAGCGACCAGATCACGCT AGTGGGCGCCACCTGACAATACCCGAGACGAACGGAGCCGACATCAGCGAGCAGCTGAAGATAGCTAGAGGAAAACTGCAGTTGGTGCCGAATAAAATGTTCGAGGAGCTGGTGATGGACCTGTACGACGAGGTCGATCGACGAGAGTGCGAAGCCA TCTGGTCGACGAGCACCTTAAATGCTGATCATGCAACTGTGCCATTCTTGCCAGCTAATCCGTTTTTGAGTGCCACGCGCAATCAG GGTCGTCAGAAATTGGCACGTTTTAATCGCGCCGAGTTTGCTGGCCTCTTGACTGACGTTCTCGTCGACGCCTTGCGGCGCCAGAACATGGCCAATCTGCGACCGATGGATGCTTCTGGTCCATTACCAGCACATTATTCACTGCAATCGTTGCCGTATGCGAACAATTCCCTCCTGCTCAGTTCATTCGAGCAGAGCGGACACGATCCGAATCTGTCGGACGATGAGCCCATATATGATCCAGTGGCCAGTGACGATGACTATGCTCCAGTGCCTCCGATGGCCCAGCAG GCCATTGTCCATACGCCACCGCGCAATGCCAATTCGCACACCGAAATGGAGACGCTGCGCAAACAGCTCTGCGAGTACAAGTCGGAGATCAACCAGCTGAAGAACGTGGTGCAAATGCTGTCCAGCGAGAACACGCAGCTGAAGTCCAAGTTCTCCAGCACCTCCAACAACAGCGTCTACGATGAGCCACT GCGCATTGATCTGAGCTTGAGCAGTCCCGAAACAGAACACGAGCCTTTGTCGCTGCCCGAGGGTAGTGGGGCCAATGCTGATAGCGCCTCCTCGAACAACTCCTCGAACCAGTCGACCATCAAGCGGCCAGCCAGCATGTACGAGCGTCGTCTGGCGCCCCACGTGGCAAAGACCCACACGGATGTGCGGAACACGACGAGCATGTATCAAATGGCTGGCGAGGGCAGGCCTTTCGGGGAGGAGGTTAAGCTGCGCTCCGATTTGGTAACGCGTTGCCTGAAGGAACTGATACTGGCCATGCAGCCGGTGCCAGAGGACCAAAAGCAGTCGATTGCACCGCACGGCGAGCTCATACGAAGTGCCGTCACAGATTTGATTGCTTTGTATGCGAACTTG CCCCCAAATACAAGCGAAAAGACACGAGAGACCCTCAAGCAGCTCACCCGCCAAAACATACTCATCCAGCACGAGTGCGAGAATCTGCAAAAGGCCATCGAGGCCGACGACAAGCAGGCCATACAGAAGAATACCTTGGAGGTGCGCGACTGTGCCTTCCACATTGCCAGTGCCATAAAGACCTTGGTATTGCAGTTCTACTGA